CTCGATCAAGATCGGCAAGAAGGGCTTCTTCGACGAGCCCGCCGAGAAGCCGGCGACCTCCGACGCCAAGCCCTGAGACTCGCACGACGGGCCCGACGCGCGTGAACCGCCGCGGGCCCACCGTCGGCCCCTTCTCCGGGCCGACGGAGGCGATCCCTACTCGACCTCGCGGACGACACGGGCATCGCCGCTCGCGCCGAAAGCGGCGCGCACTTCCATGCCGCCAGGGGCGACGATGCAGGACGAGGGGATCCCGGTTGACTCCCTCACCGATTGTCCCGCAATCCGCCCTTTGTCGACCTTGACGCTCATGCTCAGCGTCCGCTTCGGACCACGCAGCCCCGGCGACCCGTTCAGGAATCGCTCGTGGGCCGCACACGGTTCGATCCACCGCCCCATCGCGTCGGACAACCAGTTCGACGCTTCCGGATCGAAGATCTGCTCGATCCACGGCCTCTCGCTGCTCGCATCCCAGATCCATCCGGGCATCCGTCGCTCGGCCGGAGGGGGCTCACGGAAGCTCGACCGTTCCTCGAGGAGATCACGGAACGCGAAGGCCTTCACGCAGGTCGATCCGCAGGCTCGCGTAAAGAACCTCGATGCGCCCTGGAGGTCACGGCGAGCTTCGTCTCCGAAGGCCAGGAGGGTCCCGAGCATCTCGCACCCCTCGCCGAAACCCCATTCACAGAGCGTCTCGAGCGCAGCCAGGCCTCGGCCCTCGTCGCCACCCATCTCGAGATGCATGAACGCGAGGTTCCAGCATCCGAAGGGGCTCCCGAGTCGACAGGACCGGTCCAAGAGCTCGATCTCCCCGGCGCCCGCCGACGCCTTCTTGGTTCGCGCGGCAGAGCTGCACCCGACCGCGAGTCCGAGCTGGCAGGCCTTTTCGTAGCTGGATCTCGCCAGGGCGGGCGAGGTGGGTTCCGGAGACCAGGCATCGTGGAAGGCGCCGAGGCGAAGGCAGGCCAGCGCGTTCCCGGCCTTGCACCCGCGCTCGTAGAAGGCTCGGGCCTCTCGCCCGGACTCGGGCAGCGCGGCGTCCCCCGCTCGCGCGCAGGCGTAGCCGATCCCGCGGTCGCATCCCGTCCGCCACTTCGCCGGCTCGTTCGTCGACGAGGCGGATCGCGACCCGGCTTCGGCCAGGGCCAGGTCTTGCTGGAACGGCGGCCACGAGGATTCGTTGCCATCGATCCGCTTCGTCTCCAGGAGAGGGAACCGGAGGAAGATCGAGCGAGGTGTCTCGGTGGGCTCGATCCAGAGATCGGTCGGCCGCCATACGGTCGTGCCCTTCGGATCCTCCAGTTCGAACTCGAGCGGGAACCGGCCCACCTGGCATCGGTCCAGGTCGACCTTGGCGGTCGCGCGCGACTTGGACCACTCCGTCTCCTCCTTCAGCGCGACTTCGACGGGAGAGACGTCCGGCTGGAGGAACCTGACCTTCACCTCCGGTGCCCGGAACAGGTGCTCGACCACGAGCAGGAGCTGGACGGAACAGTGTCCCCGCTCGTCCATCGTGTAGCGGAGGAGGTTCTCCGTCACACGCGGGGCCAGGAACCGCTCGATCTCCCCCACGGGAACGAACCGCTGGTAGGCGTCTCCGCGGGGGGACGGCACGACGAAGCCTGCCAGCGATCCGTCTTCGTCGATCATGGGACCGAGCTCGATCCCCCTCGGAGCGGCGACCTGGATCGTTCCATCCAGGAGCCGCGTCTCGCCATCGATCGACGCGTCGACCAGAACGGGAGCGACCTCGTTCGAGCGGTCGTCGCGCGTCTCGGGCCTCCGGAATCCGGCGGCGACCACCCCGCCGGGAAGCGCCAGCGAGGAATCGCGGAGGGGCACGGGCTCCGGCCGCCATCCCAACCGGGAAACGTCACGCCACGAATGGATGGCCAGGCCGAGCCTTCGATCCTCGCGAATCACACCGGTGGGGACGGCTCGTCGATCGCCGCCGGGAGGGATCCCGTAGTACAGGATCGAGGCGTTGGCTTCCGTGGACGTCAGGACGAGGGCGTCGAACGGATCGGCGTAACCGATGACCACGCCAGGCCCCCAGACCCTGCCGTTCGGGCTCTCGTAGAGGAAGGTGGCGCCACCGAGGCGCGCCAGGCCCGGGCGGTCCGCAGGCAGACTCGCGGGTGGTGCCGACAACGGAGCGCGGGCGGCGGGCATCGGCTCCGGGCCCGATGTCTCGGAAATGGGATCGTCGTTCACGATCAGCCGGGCGATCGCGACGGCCATCAGCGCCACGACGCCGATCGCGACCGGCAACGCGAACGGCAACATCCGCCTTCCCGCCGGCTCGAGCCGCTTCTCACCGTCCGTTACCGACGATCCTTCGGTCCCCTCGGTGTGTTCGTCGATTCGCTTCGACGCCATTTCCGCCTCGAGACTCGTCACGAGAGAGCTGCGCCGTTTCGACCAACAACGAATGTCGATCGCAGCTTCTGACCCTGTCAACGAGTTCGAGACAGCGTTGATATGTGTTTATCGAGCGACATCCGGCGCTCGAATTCCGACGGCCCCGATGGGCGGAGACGACACCCGCCCGGGGGATCAGGCCTGGACCAGCTCCCGCGCCTGCTCTCGGGCGCGCTGGATGTCGGCCTCGTGCTTGAGGAGCACGTTCAGCGTCTCGGTGAGGAGCTGGGGGCTCAGCTCCGAGGCGTTCAGGATCAGCAGCGCGCGGGCCCAGTCCAGGGTCTCGGCGATGGAGGGAGACTTCTTGAGGTCCAGCCCTCGGACCCGCTGCACCGTCTCCACCACCTTCGCGGCCAGGTCCTTGCCGATGCCGGGCACGCGCTTGCGGACGATCTCCACCTCGCGCTCGCGGGTCGGGTAGTCGATGAAGAGGTGGAGGCAGCGGCGCTTGAGGGCGTCGGAGAGCTCGCGGGCCGCGTTCGAGGTGAGGATCACGCGGGGCACGTGGCGCGCGCGGAAGGTGCCGATCTCGGGGACTGTGACCGCAAAGTCCGAGAGCACCTCCAGCAGGAAGGCCTCGAACTCCGGGTCGGCCTTGTCGATCTCGTCCACGAGGAGCACCGTCGGCTCGTCGGCGAGGAGCGCCTTGAGCACGGGGCGAGGCAGGAGGAAGCGCTCCGAGAAGAAGACGCTCTCACTCCCGCCGATGCGGTCCACGGCCTCGGCGAGGTCGTGGGTGCCCGCGAGGGTCTCGCTGATCTTCTCCTTCACGAGCTGGGTATAGAGGAGCTGCTTGGCGTACTCCCACTCGTAGAGCGCCTTGCTCTCGTCGAGGCCCTCGTAGCACTGCAGCCGGACGAGAGGGCGGCCCGTGGCCTTGGAGAGCGCCAGGGCCAGCTCGGTCTTCCCCACCCCGGCCGGCCCCTCGACCAGGACCGGCTTGTCCAGCTTCTCCGCGAGGAAGACGGTGGTGGCGATCTCTCGGGACGGCAGGTAGCCGGAGCCCGACAGACGGCTCTCGACCTCGGGGATGCTCTCGAAGGGCGCAAGGGACATGGCGGCCGATCTAGCGAGCCGCCGCGCCCACGTCAAATCCACTCGAAGCGATCGCTCGAAGGAACGTACGCGCGGGTACGCACTTCGCGCAGCGCCTTGGCCTCGACCGTGTAGACGCCGTAGCGCGAGGTGCGATCCGGGCGCTCGTCCACCCGGGTGGCGCTGCCGGGACAGAGGATCGGCACCTGCCTCCCGCCGACCGCCAGATCGAGGCGCATCTGCTTGTGGCGGTGGCCGTGGAGGACGACGCCGACCGGGATGCGGGCGAGCGCCTCCTCCACCTCCGGGGCGTTCTCCAGGGGCGTGGGATCCTTGGGATCCTCCGCCGAGGCGTCCTCCGCCGAGAGGCGCAGGTGGTGGTGGAGGAGGACCACCACGAAGCGCGACGAGATCCGCGGATCCTTGCCGAGCCGCTCGAAGGCCCGGAGCTGCACCTCGGAGACCCGGCCCTTCACGTCGGATGGATCCGACGAGGCGTCGTAGGGCGAGGAGTCGAGGCCGACGAAGGCCACGTCGCCCGCGAGGTGGCAGTAGGGAAAACCGTCGCCTCCGAGGTCGCAGCTCACCCGATCGCCGAAGCTCTGCTCGAACCAGCGCCCCGACATCGCCTCGGCGCGCCATCGATCGTGGTTCCCCGGAAGCGCCGACACCCGGATCCCGGGGATCCCGGCGTCCAGGTAGGCGCGCGCCCGCTCGAACTCCTCCTTCTTCGAGGTGAGCGTGAGGTCCCCGGTGAGGACCACGTGGTCGGGCTTCTGCTCCGCCATGTCGGCGAGGAGGCGCTCGAGCAGGCGCTCGGAGTGTTTGTGGATCTTCGCCCGCCAGTGGGCCTCGTGCGGCTCCCCGTAGTCGTTCTCGTCCGCGACGTGGATGTCGGTCAGGTGCGCGATCTTCATGGACGCATGCTAACGCGCGGACGGCTGGAATCCTCTTCCCGACTTCGGCGTGCGGCGTCCGCGAGCAGGGCCTCCAGGCGTTCTCCCACCTGGCTCCAGCGGTAGGACCTCTCGACCTTCGCCCTCCCCCGATTCCCGAGCTCCAAGGCGAGCGCGCGGTCGTCGAGGAGCCGCTCGATGGCGGAGGCGAGGGCGGCGTCGTCGCCAGGAGGGACGAGGAGGCCGGTGCGCTCGTTCTCGACGATCTCGGGAACCGCCTCCACGCGGGCGCCGATACAAGGCAGGCCGCACGCCATCGCGTCGAGGAAGGCGATCCCGAAGGCCTCACGCAGGGTGGGGAGTACGAACACCGTCGACTCGGAGAAGAGGGACGGCAGGCGCTCCGCCGGCAGGTAGCCGAGGTGCGTGGCGCCGTCCGGCAGCGCGAGGGGACCGGTGGGGCCG
The Vulgatibacter incomptus DNA segment above includes these coding regions:
- a CDS encoding metallophosphoesterase family protein; this translates as MKIAHLTDIHVADENDYGEPHEAHWRAKIHKHSERLLERLLADMAEQKPDHVVLTGDLTLTSKKEEFERARAYLDAGIPGIRVSALPGNHDRWRAEAMSGRWFEQSFGDRVSCDLGGDGFPYCHLAGDVAFVGLDSSPYDASSDPSDVKGRVSEVQLRAFERLGKDPRISSRFVVVLLHHHLRLSAEDASAEDPKDPTPLENAPEVEEALARIPVGVVLHGHRHKQMRLDLAVGGRQVPILCPGSATRVDERPDRTSRYGVYTVEAKALREVRTRAYVPSSDRFEWI
- a CDS encoding tetratricopeptide repeat protein; translation: MASKRIDEHTEGTEGSSVTDGEKRLEPAGRRMLPFALPVAIGVVALMAVAIARLIVNDDPISETSGPEPMPAARAPLSAPPASLPADRPGLARLGGATFLYESPNGRVWGPGVVIGYADPFDALVLTSTEANASILYYGIPPGGDRRAVPTGVIREDRRLGLAIHSWRDVSRLGWRPEPVPLRDSSLALPGGVVAAGFRRPETRDDRSNEVAPVLVDASIDGETRLLDGTIQVAAPRGIELGPMIDEDGSLAGFVVPSPRGDAYQRFVPVGEIERFLAPRVTENLLRYTMDERGHCSVQLLLVVEHLFRAPEVKVRFLQPDVSPVEVALKEETEWSKSRATAKVDLDRCQVGRFPLEFELEDPKGTTVWRPTDLWIEPTETPRSIFLRFPLLETKRIDGNESSWPPFQQDLALAEAGSRSASSTNEPAKWRTGCDRGIGYACARAGDAALPESGREARAFYERGCKAGNALACLRLGAFHDAWSPEPTSPALARSSYEKACQLGLAVGCSSAARTKKASAGAGEIELLDRSCRLGSPFGCWNLAFMHLEMGGDEGRGLAALETLCEWGFGEGCEMLGTLLAFGDEARRDLQGASRFFTRACGSTCVKAFAFRDLLEERSSFREPPPAERRMPGWIWDASSERPWIEQIFDPEASNWLSDAMGRWIEPCAAHERFLNGSPGLRGPKRTLSMSVKVDKGRIAGQSVRESTGIPSSCIVAPGGMEVRAAFGASGDARVVREVE
- a CDS encoding AAA family ATPase; translation: MSLAPFESIPEVESRLSGSGYLPSREIATTVFLAEKLDKPVLVEGPAGVGKTELALALSKATGRPLVRLQCYEGLDESKALYEWEYAKQLLYTQLVKEKISETLAGTHDLAEAVDRIGGSESVFFSERFLLPRPVLKALLADEPTVLLVDEIDKADPEFEAFLLEVLSDFAVTVPEIGTFRARHVPRVILTSNAARELSDALKRRCLHLFIDYPTREREVEIVRKRVPGIGKDLAAKVVETVQRVRGLDLKKSPSIAETLDWARALLILNASELSPQLLTETLNVLLKHEADIQRAREQARELVQA